The window GACAAGATACACCACACCACTCAACGAGTTGGCCCTGGACCCTAAACCAGAACTGAAGGACAGCACAACACTTGTTGAAGTACAGATAATTCTTATCTTTGCTTACTGCTCCATCATCCTGCTGGGAGTGATCGGAAACTCCCTTGTGATCCACGTGATCATCAAGTTCAAAAGCATGCGCACAGTGACTAACTTCTTCATTGCCAACCTGGCCGTGGCTGACCTGCTGGTGAACACGCTGTGCCTGCCCTTCACTTTGGTTTATACGCTCCTGGGCGAATGGAAACTGGGCCCAGTGCTGTGCCACCTGGTGCCTTATGCCCAGGCCCTTGCTGTCCACGTGTCTACTGTCACTTTGACCGTGATCGCGCTGGATCGTCACCGCTGCATCGTCTACCACTTGGAAAGCAGAATCTCTAAGCGGATCAGCTTCCTGATTATAGGAGTTGCCTGGGCAGTCAGTGCCCTGTTGGCAAGTCCTCTGGCCATCTTCCGTGAGTACTCGTTGATTGAGATCATTCCTGACTTCAAGATTGTGGTCTGCTCTGAGAAGTGGCCAGGGGAGGGGCAGCTCAACTATGGCACCATCTACAGCATCTCCATGCTCCTGATCCAGTATGTTCTGCCTCTGGCAGTCATCTCCTATGCCTACGTCCGTATTTGGACCAAGCTCAAGAACCACGTTAGCCCCGGGGCGGGGAATGACCACTATCACCACCGGCGCCGGAAAACCACCAAGATGCTGGTGTGCGTGGTTGTGGTGTTCGCTGTCAGCTGGCTGCCCTTCCACACCTTCCAGCTGGTCAGTGACATTGACAGTCAGGTGTTAGACCTGAAAGAGTACAAACTGATCTACACGGTGTTCCACGTCATTGCCATGTGCTCCACCTTTGCTAACCCCCTCCTCTATGGCTGGATGAATAACAACTACA is drawn from Haemorhous mexicanus isolate bHaeMex1 chromosome 4, bHaeMex1.pri, whole genome shotgun sequence and contains these coding sequences:
- the NPY2R gene encoding neuropeptide Y receptor type 2, coding for MGPLEAAGEDNQTDEMKMELFTKLYLTRYTTPLNELALDPKPELKDSTTLVEVQIILIFAYCSIILLGVIGNSLVIHVIIKFKSMRTVTNFFIANLAVADLLVNTLCLPFTLVYTLLGEWKLGPVLCHLVPYAQALAVHVSTVTLTVIALDRHRCIVYHLESRISKRISFLIIGVAWAVSALLASPLAIFREYSLIEIIPDFKIVVCSEKWPGEGQLNYGTIYSISMLLIQYVLPLAVISYAYVRIWTKLKNHVSPGAGNDHYHHRRRKTTKMLVCVVVVFAVSWLPFHTFQLVSDIDSQVLDLKEYKLIYTVFHVIAMCSTFANPLLYGWMNNNYRTAFLTAFQCEQRLDSIHPEVSAAFKARKKLEAKRIQFPGDSFTQPTNV